Proteins from a single region of Burkholderiales bacterium:
- a CDS encoding ABC transporter substrate-binding protein, producing MISARLKHAFARAFCAFALAAAAFGAQAQGTVNVYSIWPENWARPMFEEFEKATGIKVNFVRFSSGEALARVTAEKGNPRIDVLFGGPVETFAAGIAEGLFEPYKSPSFAKLPARMRHQDGQWTAIADDPLVFMTNSKFLAEHNLKAPASWNDLLAPAYKNMLQMADARTSGTAVTRIFSILEVNNRDEDKAFAYMKKLRPNVQLFTKSGGGGTLPVGLGQAGGGIFFIVDALDTKAKGYDVQISFPKEGIGTSAEAIALIKGAKNPELGKKLIDWATSPAMQGQFAKYKINFVPAHPDVALEPSLAAVLKGANIFPIDAEFAGKNRKRIVDRWIAEVLNP from the coding sequence ATGATCTCCGCACGTCTCAAGCACGCATTCGCACGCGCGTTCTGCGCGTTCGCCCTGGCGGCCGCCGCGTTCGGCGCACAGGCGCAAGGCACCGTCAACGTGTACTCGATCTGGCCGGAGAACTGGGCACGGCCGATGTTCGAGGAGTTCGAGAAGGCCACCGGCATCAAGGTGAACTTCGTGCGCTTCAGTTCCGGCGAAGCGCTCGCGCGCGTGACCGCCGAGAAGGGCAACCCGCGCATCGACGTGCTGTTCGGCGGACCGGTCGAGACCTTCGCCGCGGGCATCGCCGAGGGCCTGTTCGAGCCCTACAAGTCGCCGTCGTTCGCGAAGCTCCCCGCGCGCATGCGGCATCAGGACGGCCAATGGACCGCGATCGCCGACGATCCGCTGGTGTTCATGACCAACAGCAAGTTCCTCGCCGAGCACAACCTGAAGGCGCCGGCGTCGTGGAACGATCTCCTCGCCCCGGCCTACAAGAACATGCTCCAGATGGCCGACGCGCGGACCTCGGGGACCGCGGTCACGCGCATCTTCTCGATCCTCGAGGTGAACAACCGCGACGAGGACAAGGCGTTCGCCTACATGAAGAAGCTGCGGCCCAACGTCCAGCTCTTCACCAAGAGCGGCGGTGGCGGCACGTTGCCGGTCGGGCTGGGCCAGGCGGGCGGCGGCATCTTCTTCATCGTCGATGCGCTCGACACCAAGGCGAAGGGCTACGACGTGCAGATCAGCTTCCCGAAGGAGGGGATAGGCACGTCGGCGGAGGCGATCGCGCTCATCAAGGGCGCGAAGAACCCGGAACTCGGCAAGAAGCTCATCGACTGGGCGACCTCGCCCGCGATGCAGGGCCAGTTCGCGAAGTACAAGATCAACTTCGTGCCGGCGCATCCCGACGTGGCGCTCGAACCCTCGCTCGCTGCGGTGCTCAAAGGGGCGAACATCTTCCCGATCGATGCCGAGTTCGCGGGCAAGAACCGCAAGCGCATCGTCGACCGCTGGATCGCCGAGGTCCTCAATCCCTGA
- a CDS encoding threonine aldolase family protein, whose product MVAIDLRSDTVTRPTAAMRAAMAAAPVGDDQYGEDPTVNALQDRVASLLGKEAAIFLPSGTMANQVALRTLTRPGDDVLVSRESHAVWHEMGGSAANAGVQFTEIGARGAFDAADVLAARKPRGHVIYPPTTLVEIENTHNRSGGIVVPQDACERVCAVAREHGLASFLDGARLWNAAVASGIGLADLAAPFDLVAVALSKGLGAPGGSLLAGSRATIDLAVRYRRMFGGAMRQAGIYAAAGVHALDHHMARLADDHANARRFAERLAKSPRIALDLATVQTNIVVFGLRDGAPDGAAVVAAARAQGVLLFAFGPRTVRAVTHLDVTRAQCESAAETIAGIVEAA is encoded by the coding sequence ATCGTGGCCATCGACCTTCGTTCCGACACCGTGACGCGCCCGACGGCTGCGATGCGCGCCGCCATGGCGGCGGCGCCGGTCGGCGACGACCAGTACGGCGAGGACCCGACGGTCAATGCGCTGCAGGACCGCGTCGCCTCGCTCCTCGGCAAGGAGGCGGCGATCTTCCTGCCGTCGGGCACGATGGCGAACCAGGTCGCGCTGCGCACGCTGACCCGGCCGGGCGACGATGTCCTCGTCAGCCGGGAGAGCCACGCGGTCTGGCACGAGATGGGCGGCTCGGCGGCGAACGCCGGCGTGCAGTTCACCGAGATCGGCGCACGCGGTGCCTTCGACGCGGCCGACGTGCTCGCGGCGCGCAAGCCGCGCGGCCACGTGATCTATCCGCCGACGACGTTGGTCGAGATCGAGAACACGCACAACCGCTCGGGCGGCATCGTCGTGCCGCAGGATGCCTGCGAGCGCGTCTGCGCGGTCGCGCGCGAGCACGGCTTGGCGAGCTTCCTCGACGGCGCACGGCTGTGGAACGCGGCCGTGGCCTCGGGGATCGGGCTCGCGGATCTCGCGGCGCCGTTCGACCTGGTCGCGGTCGCGCTGTCGAAGGGGCTCGGCGCGCCGGGCGGCTCGCTCCTCGCCGGTTCGCGCGCGACGATCGACCTCGCGGTCCGCTACCGGCGGATGTTCGGCGGCGCGATGCGGCAGGCGGGCATCTACGCGGCGGCCGGCGTCCATGCGCTCGACCACCACATGGCACGCCTCGCCGACGACCATGCGAACGCGAGACGATTCGCCGAACGCCTGGCGAAGTCCCCGCGCATCGCGCTCGACCTCGCCACGGTGCAGACCAACATCGTCGTGTTCGGCCTGCGCGACGGCGCACCGGACGGCGCCGCGGTCGTGGCGGCGGCGCGCGCGCAAGGGGTGCTGCTCTTCGCCTTCGGGCCGCGCACGGTGCGCGCGGTGACGCACCTCGACGTCACGCGCGCGCAGTGCGAGTCCGCGGCGGAGACGATCGCCGGCATCGTCGAGGCCGCCTGA
- a CDS encoding alpha/beta hydrolase — translation MPVQATHSSLTVTSRAASGAGIGAGYGSLIAGCGTAVVMLHASLGSKAQWSPLVAAMAPRFRAIALDLRGYGDLPPAGLGMSSGADDDVLALEERLDGLVAPRTRFHLVGHSYGGFVAMRYARLHPERIASLALYEPVAFRALPEHDESLAALRRLAGVVTTSVHQGHRHLASQVFVDFWSGDGAFASMPLPSRASIARRIGKVALDFRAALAWPDDPDELRAIDAPAFLIAGRRSPVLAQRIVASLAHRLPNARSAWVDAGHLGPVTDAADVNALVAGFVGECEDERARGREARAA, via the coding sequence ATGCCCGTCCAGGCCACCCATTCTTCGCTCACCGTGACCAGCCGGGCCGCGTCCGGCGCCGGCATCGGCGCCGGCTACGGCAGCCTCATCGCCGGGTGCGGTACTGCCGTGGTCATGCTGCATGCGTCGCTGGGCTCGAAGGCGCAGTGGTCGCCGCTCGTCGCGGCGATGGCCCCGCGCTTTCGCGCGATCGCGCTCGATCTCCGCGGCTACGGCGACTTGCCGCCCGCGGGGCTCGGGATGTCATCCGGCGCCGACGACGACGTCCTCGCGCTGGAAGAGCGCCTCGACGGCCTCGTTGCGCCGCGCACGCGCTTCCACCTCGTCGGCCACTCGTACGGCGGCTTCGTCGCCATGCGCTACGCACGGCTCCATCCGGAGCGCATCGCGAGCCTCGCGCTCTACGAGCCGGTCGCCTTCCGCGCGCTGCCGGAGCACGATGAGTCGCTGGCGGCATTGCGGCGGCTCGCCGGAGTGGTCACGACGTCGGTGCATCAGGGCCACCGTCATCTCGCCTCCCAGGTCTTCGTGGACTTCTGGAGCGGAGACGGCGCGTTCGCGTCGATGCCGCTCCCATCGCGCGCTTCGATCGCGCGCCGCATCGGCAAGGTCGCGCTCGACTTCCGCGCGGCGCTCGCGTGGCCGGACGATCCGGACGAGCTTCGCGCGATCGACGCGCCGGCGTTCCTGATCGCGGGTCGCAGGAGCCCGGTGCTCGCACAGCGTATCGTCGCCTCGCTCGCGCACCGACTGCCGAACGCGCGCAGTGCGTGGGTCGATGCCGGGCACCTGGGTCCGGTCACCGATGCGGCCGACGTCAACGCGCTCGTCGCCGGATTCGTGGGCGAGTGCGAGGACGAGCGCGCGAGAGGGCGCGAGGCACGCGCCGCCTGA
- a CDS encoding PAS domain-containing protein: MSLGSRASLKVTIPLVLLGLAATLSAVNLLYHAPRAEFAVELAGRERMAQEMSRLQSTLEYLLLKGDTATAQHEVAVLSHNHDVAFAALADDQGDVIASTRRAWLGRPIADVLPAARLEGYREYRPGLGIEATDTGLLGHTRVLMGSERSELKPSRHGAVFLAYDLKANKAEARALVLQQSLIWAGWVTAVALVMWLVLHFLLTRRTARLVHAAEEIAAGNHAARSGLRGPDELGRLGRAFDAMALEVAETNRRLRQDLEARVRIQRELENSEARLQQILDNATAVVSVKDTEGRFLFVNREWERVFRLRQADVVGRTEEECLPQDVARPHHANDRLVLDANAPMEFEETARLDDGTHTYISIKFPLHDAGGRAYAVCGISTDVTERKRSAEELARQRESIYQREKLAALGSLLAGVSHELNNPLSVVVARAVLLEEHGEPATQAAAVKIRTAAERCARIVRTFLAMARQQRPERGPVDIREVVDAALDIAAYALRTSGVEVEVDCPSDLPRVLADADQLHQVMLNLLINAQQALQDRPLPRRIRVAGRFDVGRRVLAVTVSDNGPGVPSSLRARVFEPFFTTKPTGVGTGVGLAVSLGIVEAHGGTLTVDASPEGGAEFTVSLPAGDVVAAERAAGPAPKASAAKRSILIVDDEPDIRDALAEILGGARGRVVTAASGSEALDRLAEESFDAILTDVRMPDRDGRDLYEEIVRRWPGRAERVVFVTGDTLATSLRDFVRSTGRPVIEKPFLPGEVRRVVAELSAAGGSTPAD, from the coding sequence ATGAGCCTCGGGTCGCGCGCCTCGCTCAAGGTCACGATCCCGCTCGTGCTCCTCGGGCTGGCGGCGACGCTGTCGGCGGTCAACCTGCTCTACCACGCGCCGCGCGCCGAGTTCGCGGTCGAGCTCGCCGGCCGCGAACGCATGGCGCAGGAGATGTCCCGCCTGCAGAGCACGCTCGAGTACCTGCTGCTCAAGGGCGACACCGCGACCGCCCAGCACGAAGTGGCCGTGCTCTCGCACAACCACGACGTGGCCTTCGCGGCGCTGGCCGACGACCAGGGCGACGTGATCGCCTCGACCCGGCGCGCGTGGCTCGGCCGCCCGATCGCCGATGTGCTGCCCGCGGCCCGCCTCGAGGGCTACCGCGAGTACCGGCCAGGCTTGGGGATCGAAGCGACCGACACCGGCCTTCTGGGCCACACGCGGGTCCTGATGGGCAGCGAGCGCTCGGAGCTCAAGCCGTCGCGCCACGGCGCCGTGTTCCTCGCCTACGACCTCAAGGCGAACAAGGCCGAGGCCCGCGCGCTCGTGCTCCAGCAGTCGCTCATCTGGGCCGGCTGGGTCACCGCGGTCGCGCTCGTGATGTGGCTCGTGCTGCACTTCCTGCTCACGCGGCGCACCGCGCGACTCGTGCACGCGGCGGAGGAGATCGCGGCGGGCAACCACGCCGCGAGGAGCGGGCTCCGCGGGCCCGACGAACTCGGCCGGCTCGGCCGCGCCTTCGACGCGATGGCGCTCGAGGTCGCCGAGACGAATCGCCGGCTGCGGCAGGACCTCGAGGCGCGCGTGCGCATCCAGCGCGAACTCGAGAACAGCGAGGCGCGCCTCCAGCAGATCCTCGACAACGCGACCGCGGTGGTGTCGGTCAAGGACACCGAGGGCCGCTTCCTGTTCGTCAACCGTGAGTGGGAGCGCGTCTTCCGTCTCCGTCAGGCGGACGTCGTCGGAAGGACCGAGGAGGAGTGCCTGCCGCAGGACGTCGCGCGGCCGCACCACGCGAACGACCGCCTCGTGCTCGACGCGAACGCGCCGATGGAATTCGAGGAGACGGCGCGCCTCGACGACGGGACGCACACCTACATCTCGATCAAGTTCCCGCTGCACGACGCGGGCGGGCGCGCCTACGCGGTCTGCGGCATCTCGACCGACGTCACCGAACGCAAACGCTCCGCCGAGGAACTCGCGCGCCAGCGCGAGTCGATCTACCAGCGCGAGAAGCTCGCCGCGCTGGGCTCGCTGCTCGCGGGCGTCTCGCACGAGCTCAACAACCCGCTGTCGGTCGTCGTCGCGCGCGCCGTGCTGCTCGAGGAGCACGGCGAGCCGGCCACGCAGGCGGCGGCGGTCAAGATCCGTACCGCGGCCGAGCGTTGCGCCCGCATCGTGCGCACGTTCCTCGCGATGGCGCGCCAGCAGCGGCCGGAGCGGGGACCGGTCGACATCCGCGAGGTCGTCGACGCCGCGCTCGACATCGCGGCGTATGCGCTCCGCACGAGCGGGGTCGAGGTCGAGGTCGACTGTCCATCCGACCTGCCGCGCGTGCTCGCGGATGCCGACCAGCTCCATCAGGTGATGCTCAACCTGCTGATCAACGCGCAGCAGGCGCTGCAGGACCGTCCGCTGCCGCGCAGGATCCGCGTCGCCGGGCGCTTCGACGTGGGCCGGCGCGTGCTGGCGGTCACGGTTTCGGACAACGGCCCGGGCGTCCCCTCATCGCTCCGCGCACGGGTGTTCGAGCCGTTCTTCACGACCAAGCCGACCGGCGTGGGCACCGGCGTCGGACTCGCGGTGAGCCTCGGCATCGTCGAGGCGCACGGCGGCACGCTGACGGTGGACGCGTCGCCCGAGGGCGGCGCCGAGTTCACGGTGTCGCTGCCAGCGGGCGACGTCGTAGCCGCGGAGCGGGCGGCCGGGCCCGCACCGAAGGCGAGTGCCGCGAAGCGCTCGATCCTGATCGTCGACGACGAGCCCGACATTCGTGACGCGCTCGCCGAGATCCTGGGCGGTGCCCGGGGTCGCGTCGTTACCGCAGCGTCGGGCAGCGAGGCGCTCGACCGTCTCGCCGAGGAATCCTTCGACGCGATCCTGACCGACGTTCGGATGCCCGACCGCGACGGACGCGATCTCTACGAGGAGATCGTGCGGCGCTGGCCCGGCCGCGCCGAACGCGTGGTGTTCGTCACCGGCGACACGCTCGCGACGTCGCTGCGCGACTTCGTCAGGTCGACCGGCCGGCCGGTGATCGAAAAGCCGTTCCTGCCGGGCGAGGTGCGGCGCGTGGTGGCCGAACTCTCCGCGGCCGGCGGATCGACGCCGGCGGACTGA
- a CDS encoding ABC transporter substrate-binding protein — MNGHFGLSRRGFLAGVLALLGSATAGCDRQPEPPLRIGTNVWIGSEPLYLARELGKLDPSVVQLVEYPSASEVLRAFRNQAIDGMVVSLDELFGLAADDFRPKIVLVADVSHGADVVVGRADMNSMRDLRGHRVAVESSALGAFVLARALALSGMSASDVEVVHMESNEQPGAFAKGQVDGAVTFDPYRAQFLKAGAAILFDSTKIPGEIVDLLAVRPTAIERQPHAIAALLNGWFDAIDYLHRDPKDAARRMGIRQQISGEQFLAALSGLRIPSREENLKMLGGPAPELAVTGKRLMALMLEAKLLHDEVAIPALLEPGPLSHLKR; from the coding sequence ATGAACGGGCATTTCGGACTGTCTCGCCGCGGGTTCCTCGCGGGAGTCCTCGCGCTCCTCGGCTCGGCCACGGCCGGCTGCGACCGGCAGCCGGAGCCGCCGCTGCGGATCGGCACCAACGTGTGGATCGGCAGCGAGCCCCTGTACCTCGCGCGCGAACTCGGCAAGCTCGACCCGTCGGTCGTGCAACTCGTCGAGTACCCGTCGGCGAGCGAGGTGCTGCGCGCGTTCCGCAACCAGGCGATCGACGGCATGGTCGTGAGCCTCGACGAGCTGTTCGGGCTCGCGGCCGACGACTTCCGGCCGAAGATCGTGCTGGTCGCCGACGTGTCGCACGGCGCGGACGTCGTCGTCGGGCGCGCCGACATGAATTCGATGCGTGACCTAAGGGGACACCGCGTTGCCGTCGAGAGCAGCGCGCTGGGAGCGTTCGTGCTCGCCCGCGCGCTCGCGCTCTCGGGCATGAGCGCCTCGGATGTCGAGGTGGTCCACATGGAGTCGAACGAGCAGCCGGGCGCGTTCGCGAAGGGGCAGGTCGACGGCGCGGTCACCTTCGACCCCTATCGCGCGCAGTTCCTGAAGGCGGGGGCGGCGATCCTGTTCGACAGCACCAAGATCCCGGGCGAGATCGTCGACCTCCTGGCCGTCCGGCCCACCGCGATCGAGAGGCAGCCGCACGCGATCGCGGCGCTGCTCAACGGCTGGTTCGACGCGATCGACTACCTGCACCGCGATCCGAAGGACGCCGCGCGGCGCATGGGCATCCGCCAGCAGATCTCGGGCGAGCAGTTCCTCGCGGCGCTCTCCGGCCTGCGCATCCCGTCGCGCGAGGAGAACTTGAAGATGCTCGGAGGCCCGGCCCCCGAACTCGCCGTCACCGGCAAGCGCCTGATGGCGTTGATGCTCGAAGCGAAGCTTCTGCACGACGAGGTCGCGATTCCCGCGCTGCTCGAGCCCGGACCGCTCTCGCATCTGAAGCGATGA
- a CDS encoding response regulator encodes MNAKATILVVDDEPDVREVLEEYLAKHGYATMGAANADAAKAVVAKAAIDLALVDVTMPGEDGLALARHLRERHASVAVVFVTSASTVVDRIVGLEMGGDDYISKPFDPREVLARVRSVLRRMSAANRAELGAERVRIGRCVLDLAAHRLTDEEGNDVPMSSLEFDLLKALAEHPNQALSRERILNLNRRDWDPFDRSVDLRIMRLRKKVEPDPEHPRYIRTVRNEGYLFVPDGN; translated from the coding sequence TTGAACGCGAAAGCCACGATCCTCGTGGTCGACGACGAGCCCGACGTGCGCGAGGTCCTCGAGGAGTACCTCGCGAAGCACGGCTACGCGACGATGGGCGCGGCGAACGCCGATGCGGCTAAGGCGGTCGTCGCGAAGGCCGCGATCGACCTCGCGCTGGTCGACGTCACGATGCCCGGCGAGGACGGCCTCGCGCTCGCCCGCCACCTGCGCGAGCGTCACGCGTCGGTCGCGGTCGTGTTCGTGACCTCCGCGTCGACCGTCGTCGACCGGATCGTCGGCCTCGAGATGGGCGGGGACGACTACATCTCGAAGCCCTTCGATCCGCGCGAGGTGCTCGCGCGCGTGCGAAGCGTGCTGCGCCGGATGTCGGCCGCGAACCGCGCGGAACTCGGCGCCGAGCGCGTGCGCATCGGGCGCTGCGTGCTCGACCTCGCCGCGCACCGGCTGACCGATGAGGAGGGGAACGACGTGCCGATGTCGTCGCTCGAGTTCGATCTCCTGAAGGCGCTCGCCGAGCATCCGAACCAGGCGCTCTCGCGCGAGCGCATCCTGAACCTCAACCGGCGCGACTGGGACCCGTTCGACCGCAGCGTCGACCTGCGCATCATGCGGCTGCGCAAGAAAGTGGAACCCGATCCCGAGCATCCCCGCTACATCCGCACGGTGCGCAACGAAGGCTACCTGTTCGTGCCCGACGGGAACTGA